Below is a genomic region from Rhinolophus sinicus isolate RSC01 linkage group LG11, ASM3656204v1, whole genome shotgun sequence.
CTCTTCCGATCCGCCCAGGCAAGGAGCAGAGGCAGCTCTTTCAGTAGCTTTCTGAGTGACCACCCCAGGAGGGTGAGCCAGCTGGCCAGGGCTTGGCCCCAGCTCAATCCTGGGAATTTGCCGAGGCATAAGGGGGCCTAAGGGACCAGAAAGGTCTTAGAATATATGGGTCTGAGTCTTTTTGGTGGGGACAGGGCCTACCTGGTCAGGCTCTGGGCGTCCAGCAGCCTGGAGTtggaacagaaaaggagaaaCGACATATTGGCGCAAATTGTGAGACCAAGCTGCACTCATGCCTCAAACAGGGATAGGTGGGACTGAAAGACACAGCAGTCTTGGGGTTGGCACCCCACAGAAGTGGCTGTAGGCTCTTGCCCAGGGCGGTCAGCAATTTGGGGGGCTAGGTCGGGCGCAGTGTATTCACAAATATCCGGACTTCCCCGGGATTAGAACCACCGCAGCCCAGCCTCCCCTACTCACCTTGCAGCTCAGCTGGGGCGTTGTGACTGTTCTGGTGCAGATAGGGCTGGTCCAGGGAGTGCGTGGAGAGGCTGCCGGACAGGGGGTTGGCCGAGGGATTGCAGGGGGACAGGGGCTGCTGTTTGATGTAGGAGGCGCCGCTGTTGAGTGCTGCGGAGGCCGACGGTGGCCAAGCGGCTGCGGAGCCCGAGTAGACGGCGTGCGGCTCCATGACCCCACCGGCAGCAGGCAGCAGCGGGGAGGCGGGCACTGAGCTGTCGTGGTGCGGGTACTCGCCTGCCGCCGCACTGCCGCAGCTGCCCATGTACGAGTGGCCGCCGTTGGCGGGCAGGTGGGGCACCGAGTGGCTGGGCAAAGCCATGCCGTCCACGTTGCCCGGCAAGTGGCCGTTCATCATGCCCAGGCCGCCCTCGAGCGCCAAGCTGTTGGGTGGGCACGAGAGGCCGCCGGCTGAGCTCTGGAAGCCATAGGTGTCCGGGAGGTGGTTGAAGCCCAGCCCGTTCATCATGCTGTACATGGGCTTGAGCGCCTGGCATTTCCTTCGGAAGCCGCGCGGCCGCCGCCGAAAGGAACCCTCCTCGAACATGAACTCGCTGGCCGGGTCGATGGTCCAGTAGTGGCCCTTGCCCGGCCGCCCGAGGCCCTTGGGCAGCTTGATGAAGCACTCGTTGAGCGAGAGATTGTGGCGAACCGAGTTCTTCCAGCCCTGGTAGGAGCCGCGGAAGAAGGGGAAGCGGCTCTGCAGGAACTGGTAGATCTCGCTGAGCGTCAGGCGCTTGGTGGGCGAGCTCTGGATGGCCATGACGATGAGCGCGATGTACGAGTAGGGCGGCTTCTCCGGGCGCCGGATGCCGGCGTTCGTCTTCTTGGCCTTGGACGGGCCGGACGACGCGGGGTCCATGGCCGCGCCGCCTCCCCCGCCGCCGCCAACGCCGCCGCCGTGCGGTGGCTGCTGTTTCTCGGGTGCCGAAGACATCGGGtggctgctgccgccgccgctgccgccgctgctCTGCGCCGCGGACGagcggggaggaggaggaggaggaggaagacgagaAGGGGGGGGCGGAGGGCGAGGGGGAGGGGGCTGCGCGCGCGGGGCAGGCTGCACCTCTGCCGTCATCGGCGGCCACTTCTCCCGAGCGAGCCTTGGCGCACCCTCCCCCGCCTGCCCGCCAGTCCTCCCGGAGTTGCTGCTGGATCGGCCGGCGGTTGGCGCAGAGCCcccctctctctccagctctctcctcccccacctctctctcctccctctttccctctcgcCCTCCCACAAGGGAAGGAGCGGAGCGGAGGCTGAGGGCAGCCTCTTTGCAGCAAGGGCGGAGGCCGCGaggaagccccctcccccaacgatttttttggggggaagcaCCACCTCTAGGGCCTGCGGCCGTGAGACCCCGCGGGGAGCAGCGCTTGGTCCCCGCCACCCGCAGCGCTCCGCTCCACGACTCCTGCAGAGGCCGCCCTCACTGCATCTTCTCTCGGCCGCGTCTCCCGGGCCGGCGTAAGACCCTCCAAGagttccctcccctctctgcccccctCCGGCCCCCGCGCCGGTGGGCCCTTAaagggcccccacccccaccgcccagCCGCTGCCGAAAGAACCCGCCCCGCCTCCACCAACCTGGCGAGCAAGTGCTAATGCCCCCACAGCCTGCGGTTTAGCCCCGCTGCGGACAGGCCCCCGCCTTCCCTGCCCGGGCCGCGCGGCGGGAAACGCACCCCGGGTCCTCGGCCTTCCCCGACGAGTACAGACCCGTGGCAAATCGCAACTGCAGTGGCGGCAGCGGACGCCAGGTCGTGGCCATCGTGGGCACAGCCGGCTCGGGTTCCCGCGGCCAGCAGGCGTAGGTTCCCGCGAGGGACCGCCTCCCCACTCTCCCCGCCCCGGGAAGGACTGCGCGGCGCCCGGGACTTCGGACTCGCCCAGCAGCGCGCGAGCAGGCAGGCAGCCACCGGAGCCGAGCGCGGGCGGAAAACGAAAGCGCAGGGCGGGTCGCTGCCGCTTTGTCTCCGGCGCCGCGGGGCCGGGCGGGAGCGAGTAAGAACAGCTGGCCCTGCGGGGACCAAAACCGCACAGGCTCCCAGAACATGCAGCCTggctcattcactcactcatgcaCTCGTGCACTCATGCACACATATGCGTGCATTGATGCACATGCAAACCTGGGAAATTACTAGATTCAGGCTTGCAAACTCACACCCATGCGTGAGTTTCCACTCACGCACACGGCGCTCAGACATGTATGTTCCCACTAATGCATTCACGCATACATAGCAGGCCCATAGGAGCTTAAATGTGCACCAACTCTCACGTATACATTAGCCACGCTCGGATCTGAACCCACACGTAGCCAAGTTAACctccccccccaaacacacacacacacgcacacacacacgctcactgAAAACCCGCCTATTTGGCCCCGCAGCCCCGGTGTCCCCACTTTCCAAGAGCAGGTTCCGATTTCTCGTAGATGGTAAAGGCCCTGGCAGGAAGTTTATACGGCTCAATGTAAACATGTTCTGAGGGAttctctaataataataatagagaatTCCGCGTGCGCGGGGGGAGTTGGCCTAATGCCCCTGTGGGTTCGGCCTGCCGCCTCCTCGGGGGCCTCTGACACTGCGCGCCAGGCCAGGTTCCGGAAAACAGTCTGCGTCGGCGGCCCTCACGCGCCTGGCTGCCCACAGCAGAGGGCTCGCAAGCGCGCCTTCCCCGCCAACCTCACAGCACTGAGGTGTGAGCTAGGACAGGGTTGGGGGCTGGTGGCGCCGAGCACCGTACAGCGCAGGAGCCCGGCGCGACGCGGCACGCAGAGACCCAGGTGAGTGCTGTTTGCGCGCAGACTGCGGGGCACCAGGCTGGGCCTCCCGCCAGTGCCCCGAGTCgggtggagggaggtgagggGTATTTTCGCGAGTCATCGCGAGGAGCCAAGACGCCTTGCCCTGGCGCGAACTGGGGTGAGAGGTGTATGCCGGGCTCGGAGCGGGGCCCGCGGCGCTTTTCAAAGCCCACCGGCCTCTCGCGTTTCTCTGGATTCGTTGTTCCCTGCTAATCCCCCTCCTCGTTCGCTCGCCTGCAGCTTTGGCGGTAGACGTCTCATCGCCATCGGGGCCCCTGGCATGTCCTTGCGAGGAAGCTGGAGGGCTCGCCGGCGTTGTCTGCCCAGCGATCGCAGCCTTCCCCGGCGGAGCCGCGCTCGCGGAGACCGGAGAGTCACCTTCTGCGCTGCGCTTCCGCCTGGCTCTCCTGGCCTCGGCTCCGCGCGCAGGCAGCCCAGCCGGCCTAGGGAAACGGTGAGTGTGGGACGTGATTGCTTTGTGTGTCCGTTGTTTCTTCGCTCAGGTAGACGCGCACTGGCAGACTCAATTCACTCAGTTCAGCCAGCATCCACAGACCAGACACACTGAGCACCGTGCACCGCCTCCAATAcattcccccaccaccaccaccatcaccaccaagcGGACACCCGGCACACAGCTCAGGCGCCCCCCACCCTCTCACAGACGCACAAGCCTCCCCACCGCTGAGGACACACTTTCGGTTAAGTGCACACACTCCTGCACTGCGCGTTCACCCAAGTACAGCCAgctgcacatgcacacacaatctCACGCAGCCTCTCCACGCGCGCGCACGTCCACGCACACCCGCATTCTCACATATTTTTCCTCCATCACTTTTTTTCACCCCGTCAAACGGCAGCTGCAGGCAAGGAGGCCCCGGCAGCGCCAGGAGGGAAGCTCCCGCGAAGGGGTCGCTACCGCCAGCTGCTGGGAGCACATCTGGCTTTTAGAGGAGATGCGAGCGGGGGAGGCTTGCCTGCTCACCAGCCAGCCACGGGAACAGCACTCCCCACGGCTCCCAGAAAGTGATAGGAACGCCTCCCTTTCTCTCGCTCCTCCTCCACTAACCAGGAGCCTCCAAAGTGAGGGGCCTCTATAGAGCATGATGTTGGGGGGCCCTTTATCCAGTAGCCCCCTTCCCTCCAACGCTCTCTCCAGTTGGGAGGGGCTGCAGATTTCATCTTGGCTCCCCCCCAGATCAGGCTCCCTCCTTCCTGCACATCCTTGTCTCTCACCAGCTCCCCTTGGGGGGCCCTGTGTATTTTGGGGTGAAGGAGCTTCTGCCTTCCTGGGCAGGAAGTGTGGAGTCGGGCCCCACCTTGCCTCCATTTATCCCTCAGATTCTGACAGCAAACCAGACTCTGCAGGGGAAGGACAGCAGTTACCTTGTCCATGGAGAGGGGGCCAAGTGGCCTTGGAGCCTCAGGAATGTGGCAGATGGAGGCTCTCTCCCAACCCCTAATCTCCACCCCAGCAGGAGATAAAGGTGGGGGTttgagagggaggggaggaggaatgaGTTCCCAGCTCTGTAATTTGGGGCGAACCCCCCTCAATTCTGGGAAGAACAACAGCCATAGAAAGGAGGGCTTCTCGATATGCCCAGGGACTACGCTCTTGGCTCTCAAGATGCCCCTGAGAGGTCCCTGACCTTACATTTTTgtggtggggaaactgaggcctggtgAAGACCTGGCCTGAGTCAACCAATGATGTTAAGCAAACaggtcttcctctttcctctcttgtcCCAAGGACAATCTATCATTGCATTTTACCCTCCCAGATGTCTTGTTGCAGGCTGAGAGTAGGGTTTAAAAACGCTCTGCAGCCCGACAGGACCCTGGCTTCCCAGGCCCAAGGGCACAGAGACCTGTTGGAGAACTAATGgtgataaaataataacaactacAAACACAATGTTAATCGGACTTATGGATTGTCGACTGCGCCTAAGTACAGATCATCACCTTATTAACACCCCCTTTGGATGTTCTTAACTTTTCTCTGGGCTGCGAATACCTTTGACAAACTGTTGAAAACTACATcccaccctcccctcaccccacacacacagaagtcGCATACCTATGACATTTGTAGAATGATTTTCAAGATTACACCAAACATATTAAACTCACCATCCAGGGGTGGGAGCACATCCACAAACCTGCGACCTCCCATCCATTTATCCATGAACCCAGGACCCTGGTTAAACAccccaaagttatttttttaatcttcacagaAGCATCTACCAGATCAATATTATCCCTTCCTTTACAGATAGAGCTCAGCGAGGTTACCCCATGTCCTAGGTCACCCTGCAGAGACAGGATACAAACCCAGGTTTGACTGCAGGACCGGGGATTTAAGCCCCAGCCATAGGATGAAAGGGCCAGTAATAGACAAGGCAGAGACCCTCTGCCTGCAGATTTGGAATCGGGGACAGGATTTGAACGCAGTCTCCACCATGTAGGGATGTTACATGAGCTGTTTGTGCCTTAGTTTCATCTTTTTGGGGGCAGCAGTTGTTGGTGGGTTtatttttccccagctttattgagatataattgaaacataacattgtgtaagtttaagatataTAAagtattgatttgatacatttatatgttgcaaaatgattaccgCCCACAAAATTATCTGCCACCTCCATCCCTCCACagttaccatttgtgtgtgtgtgtgtgtgtgtgtgtgtaggtgtgtgtgtgttcagagcattacttaacatctcttaaaaagaTGCAAGGATgtgatacagtattattaactataatcaccacgCTGTaacttagtttcttcatctgaaaaatgggatgaATAATGGCACTATTTTCTTCGGGCTGTTGGGAGCATTGGGCAAGACTGTGCAGAGAAAGACTTACTCTATCCAAacagacagaaacaaacaaaatccctggGGCCCAGCTTGAGGGGCAGTTGGAGAAAATGCAGACTGGGATATGGCAGCTTTTGGCTCTTAGCTTAAAGATCCAtaaagaccccccccccccatcccaaaTCAAATCTGCACCCAAGCGCCAGTCCCAGGAATCCCAAAATGTGGGGAGGGGGTGTAAAAACAGACATGCCTGCCATGTCTCCCACTCCCCAAGCCCAAGGTATTTTTACTGGCTAATTGCTTAAGTGAAGCCGCCCGGGCCGAGAGCGCGCGGTAACCCGAGCAGGGAACCAGATCCAGCTTGGATTGTGCCCGGCCCGCCTCGCGGGCGGGGGCAGAGGCGGCCGCCGACCACCCACCTCGAGGGCAGCCGCCCTGCCCGCTGCCTCCCCAGCTCTGCATTAGCACCCGGCCAGCGCCAGCGCCTCCCTTGCCCTGCTCCCTCGAACCCCTTTCAGACGATGTCCAAAGGCGATGCAAGGTAGTGTGTGGGCT
It encodes:
- the FOXF1 gene encoding forkhead box protein F1, coding for MTAEVQPAPRAQPPPPRPPPPPSRLPPPPPPPRSSAAQSSGGSGGGSSHPMSSAPEKQQPPHGGGVGGGGGGGAAMDPASSGPSKAKKTNAGIRRPEKPPYSYIALIVMAIQSSPTKRLTLSEIYQFLQSRFPFFRGSYQGWKNSVRHNLSLNECFIKLPKGLGRPGKGHYWTIDPASEFMFEEGSFRRRPRGFRRKCQALKPMYSMMNGLGFNHLPDTYGFQSSAGGLSCPPNSLALEGGLGMMNGHLPGNVDGMALPSHSVPHLPANGGHSYMGSCGSAAAGEYPHHDSSVPASPLLPAAGGVMEPHAVYSGSAAAWPPSASAALNSGASYIKQQPLSPCNPSANPLSGSLSTHSLDQPYLHQNSHNAPAELQGIPRYHSQSPSMCDRKEFVFSFNTMASSSMHSAGGGSYYHQQVTYQDIKPCVM
- the LOC141567473 gene encoding uncharacterized protein LOC141567473 isoform X6, encoding MPLWVRPAASSGASDTARQARFRKTVCVGGPHAPGCPQQRARKRAFPANLTALRCELGQGWGLVAPSTVQRRSPARRGTQRPSFGGRRLIAIGAPGMSLRGSWRARRRCLPSDRSLPRRSRARGDRRVTFCAALPPGSPGLGSARRQPSRPRETGICIWG
- the LOC141567473 gene encoding uncharacterized protein LOC141567473 isoform X5, translated to MPLWVRPAASSGASDTARQARFRKTVCVGGPHAPGCPQQRARKRAFPANLTALRCELGQGWGLVAPSTVQRRSPARRGTQRPSFGGRRLIAIGAPGMSLRGSWRARRRCLPSDRSLPRRSRARGDRRVTFCAALPPGSPGLGSARRQPSRPRETTFSSRQMI
- the LOC141567473 gene encoding uncharacterized protein LOC141567473 isoform X4 — translated: MPLWVRPAASSGASDTARQARFRKTVCVGGPHAPGCPQQRARKRAFPANLTALRCELGQGWGLVAPSTVQRRSPARRGTQRPSFGGRRLIAIGAPGMSLRGSWRARRRCLPSDRSLPRRSRARGDRRVTFCAALPPGSPGLGSARRQPSRPRETEMGHSQGL
- the LOC141567473 gene encoding uncharacterized protein LOC141567473 isoform X2, with product MPLWVRPAASSGASDTARQARFRKTVCVGGPHAPGCPQQRARKRAFPANLTALRCELGQGWGLVAPSTVQRRSPARRGTQRPSFGGRRLIAIGAPGMSLRGSWRARRRCLPSDRSLPRRSRARGDRRVTFCAALPPGSPGLGSARRQPSRPRETEFHGVKTRKNDAGSKGIYAWLDDSAQIYSPQDL
- the LOC141567473 gene encoding uncharacterized protein LOC141567473 isoform X3, which gives rise to MPLWVRPAASSGASDTARQARFRKTVCVGGPHAPGCPQQRARKRAFPANLTALRCELGQGWGLVAPSTVQRRSPARRGTQRPSFGGRRLIAIGAPGMSLRGSWRARRRCLPSDRSLPRRSRARGDRRVTFCAALPPGSPGLGSARRQPSRPRETGSVDGLGSAGQCFCST
- the LOC141567473 gene encoding uncharacterized protein LOC141567473 isoform X1 produces the protein MPLWVRPAASSGASDTARQARFRKTVCVGGPHAPGCPQQRARKRAFPANLTALRCELGQGWGLVAPSTVQRRSPARRGTQRPSFGGRRLIAIGAPGMSLRGSWRARRRCLPSDRSLPRRSRARGDRRVTFCAALPPGSPGLGSARRQPSRPRETLQARRPRQRQEGSSREGVATASCWEHIWLLEEMRAGEACLLTSQPREQHSPRLPESDRNASLSLAPPPLTRSLQSEGPL
- the LOC141567473 gene encoding uncharacterized protein LOC141567473 isoform X7, which gives rise to MPLWVRPAASSGASDTARQARFRKTVCVGGPHAPGCPQQRARKRAFPANLTALRCELGQGWGLVAPSTVQRRSPARRGTQRPSFGGRRLIAIGAPGMSLRGSWRARRRCLPSDRSLPRRSRARGDRRVTFCAALPPGSPGLGSARRQPSRPRETDL